Proteins from a single region of Cystobacter fuscus DSM 2262:
- a CDS encoding phosphatidylserine decarboxylase family protein, protein MKRVSYFELLSKVSPAQSALRAVESNRLFAERPRKRYEGLAPSVQALANYVKRPENEFLRIYIGSMLDEANQKNPINIKTPADFFQQLDNALNSLPRYDSNFMAALPFYTVLQPFMENSYGWAFFTNEAVRPYFAEILKAYHTNLETPASLAYLNDSYGNWLSAEASQYLSLNEYVYDPAQPHGGFKSWNEFFIRQFKDFDASRPLAPDPSGKVVISPVDGQVWMISKQVQREAAFEIKGEQYYLADLLAEDANSPLLQSFVDGLAVQIVLMPFNYHRWHSPVTGKISKVRTVPGYFFAQPAPNQDYAASFPFLSHVNTRTIVYIEPENPAIGKIAMIFVGLTEVSSCLATVQEGDSVQRGEEIGHFAFGGSTCCMLFDRSKIASLYITDNPTLSDGASGSGEKLANVVQVRQGIALAR, encoded by the coding sequence ATGAAACGAGTCTCTTACTTCGAACTCCTCTCCAAGGTATCACCCGCCCAGTCGGCGTTGAGAGCCGTGGAGTCAAACCGGCTATTCGCGGAGCGCCCGCGCAAGCGTTACGAAGGGCTCGCTCCCTCCGTGCAGGCGCTGGCCAATTACGTGAAACGCCCGGAGAACGAGTTCCTCCGCATCTACATCGGGAGCATGCTGGACGAGGCCAACCAGAAGAACCCGATCAACATCAAGACGCCGGCGGATTTCTTCCAACAGCTCGACAACGCGCTCAACAGCCTTCCGCGGTACGATTCGAACTTCATGGCCGCACTGCCGTTCTACACGGTCCTGCAGCCCTTCATGGAGAACAGCTACGGCTGGGCCTTCTTCACCAACGAGGCGGTCCGGCCCTATTTCGCCGAGATCCTGAAGGCGTATCACACCAACCTGGAGACGCCCGCCTCTCTCGCCTACCTGAACGACTCCTACGGGAACTGGCTCAGCGCGGAAGCCAGCCAGTACCTGAGCCTGAACGAGTACGTCTACGACCCCGCCCAGCCGCACGGCGGATTCAAGTCCTGGAACGAGTTCTTCATTCGCCAATTCAAGGACTTCGACGCCAGCCGCCCCCTGGCGCCCGATCCCTCGGGGAAGGTGGTGATCAGCCCCGTGGACGGGCAGGTCTGGATGATCTCCAAGCAGGTGCAGCGCGAGGCCGCATTCGAGATCAAGGGCGAGCAGTACTACCTCGCGGACCTTCTCGCCGAGGACGCCAACAGCCCCCTGCTGCAGTCCTTCGTCGACGGGTTGGCGGTGCAAATCGTCCTGATGCCCTTCAACTACCATCGGTGGCACTCGCCCGTGACGGGCAAGATCAGCAAGGTGCGGACGGTCCCGGGATACTTCTTCGCGCAGCCGGCCCCGAACCAGGATTACGCGGCATCGTTCCCCTTCCTGAGCCACGTCAACACCCGGACGATCGTCTACATCGAGCCCGAAAATCCGGCCATCGGGAAGATCGCCATGATCTTCGTGGGGCTGACGGAGGTGTCCTCGTGCCTGGCGACGGTCCAGGAAGGTGACTCGGTGCAGCGAGGAGAGGAGATCGGCCACTTCGCGTTCGGCGGGTCGACCTGCTGCATGCTGTTCGACCGGTCGAAGATCGCTTCTCTCTACATCACGGACAACCCCACGTTGAGCGACGGCGCCAGCGGGTCGGGTGAGAAGCTGGCGAACGTGGTGCAGGTGAGGCAGGGCATCGCGCTCGCGCGGTAG
- a CDS encoding amidase: MHLNEYTEYDGLGLAQLVRRKEVTPGELVRTALAAIERVNPRINAVIGTLEEEARATLEQGVPEGPFTGVPFLIKDAVLHAANIPCELGSRLAVGAVMPHDSELMARYREAGLVPIGRTNTPEMAFNVTTEPLLRGPTRNPWNPEHSVGGSSGGAAAAVLAGIVPLAHANDGGGSIRIPASFCGLFGLKPTRGRTPIGPDAADGLNGLGIEHVVSRSVRDSAAMLDATLGPDVGEPYQIQAPERPYLSELERPPGTLRIAFSRTLAAGVPVSPECIAAVENAAMLCLELGHEVVEASPQYDPAKLDEANVAIWSSNLAVWVEGLAAATGRSPEETLEATVWATARHGRALKATELQRALLELNQISRSVGRFFTRHDVLLTPTVAVPPFKLGVMDANARMTAEEWVKRIFTACPFTALFNATGQPAMSVPLYWSAGLPIGVQFAGRWGDEATLFRLAAQLERARPWASRRPLIHAAA, encoded by the coding sequence ATGCATCTGAACGAATACACGGAGTACGACGGACTGGGACTGGCGCAACTCGTGCGCCGCAAGGAAGTCACACCCGGTGAACTCGTCCGGACAGCACTCGCGGCCATCGAGCGCGTGAACCCGAGAATCAACGCCGTCATCGGTACACTGGAAGAGGAGGCTCGGGCCACGCTGGAGCAAGGCGTGCCGGAAGGTCCCTTCACCGGGGTGCCCTTCCTCATCAAGGATGCCGTCCTCCACGCGGCCAACATCCCCTGCGAGCTGGGGAGCCGGCTGGCCGTGGGCGCGGTCATGCCGCACGACTCCGAGCTGATGGCCCGCTACCGCGAGGCGGGCCTCGTCCCCATTGGGAGGACCAACACGCCCGAGATGGCCTTCAACGTCACCACCGAGCCGCTCCTCCGGGGGCCCACCCGCAACCCGTGGAATCCGGAGCACAGCGTGGGTGGTTCGAGCGGGGGCGCGGCGGCGGCCGTCCTGGCGGGCATCGTCCCGCTCGCGCACGCCAATGATGGCGGCGGCTCCATCCGCATCCCGGCCTCGTTCTGCGGCTTGTTCGGCCTCAAGCCGACGCGGGGCCGCACCCCTATCGGACCCGACGCGGCGGACGGGTTGAACGGGCTCGGAATCGAGCACGTCGTCTCCCGCTCGGTGCGCGACAGCGCGGCCATGCTGGACGCCACGCTGGGCCCGGATGTGGGCGAGCCGTACCAGATCCAGGCCCCCGAGCGGCCCTATCTTTCGGAGCTGGAGCGCCCACCGGGCACCCTCCGCATCGCCTTCTCCCGGACGCTCGCGGCCGGCGTGCCCGTCAGCCCCGAGTGCATCGCCGCGGTGGAGAACGCGGCGATGCTCTGCCTGGAGCTGGGGCACGAGGTCGTCGAGGCCTCGCCCCAGTACGATCCCGCGAAGCTCGACGAGGCCAATGTGGCGATCTGGAGCTCCAACCTCGCGGTCTGGGTGGAGGGGCTGGCCGCCGCGACGGGACGCTCGCCGGAGGAGACCCTGGAGGCGACCGTCTGGGCGACGGCGCGGCACGGCCGGGCCCTGAAGGCGACGGAGCTGCAACGCGCGCTCCTGGAGTTGAACCAGATCTCGCGCTCGGTGGGTCGCTTCTTCACCCGCCATGACGTGCTGCTGACCCCGACGGTGGCCGTGCCCCCCTTCAAGCTGGGCGTGATGGACGCCAACGCCCGGATGACGGCCGAGGAGTGGGTGAAGCGGATCTTCACGGCGTGCCCGTTCACCGCGCTGTTCAACGCCACCGGCCAGCCGGCCATGTCGGTGCCGCTGTACTGGAGCGCGGGCCTGCCGATCGGAGTCCAGTTCGCTGGCCGTTGGGGTGATGAGGCCACGCTGTTCCGTCTGGCGGCGCAGCTCGAACGCGCCCGCCCGTGGGCCAGTCGCCGGCCGTTGATCCACGCCGCCGCGTAA
- a CDS encoding GNAT family N-acetyltransferase, with protein sequence MDLLKRVVIREARLEDDAVVGELLVEAFLNQYAKKLPEVVYTEERKRALRDVAGKRAVAKVLVAEVDGRVVGTVALWPPGAPGSEAWLPDAADLRHLATSVEFHGQGLSTPLLEEAERVAREDWRVSAICLHVRRGAQGVARMYQRRGFIREPSADLDTPSVFLEAFILRFAR encoded by the coding sequence ATGGATCTGCTGAAGCGAGTGGTCATTCGCGAGGCCCGGCTCGAGGACGACGCGGTCGTGGGCGAGCTGTTGGTGGAGGCCTTCCTCAACCAGTACGCGAAGAAGCTACCGGAGGTGGTCTACACGGAGGAGCGCAAGCGCGCGCTCCGGGACGTGGCGGGCAAGCGAGCGGTGGCGAAGGTGCTGGTGGCCGAAGTGGATGGCCGGGTGGTGGGTACGGTGGCGCTGTGGCCACCGGGGGCACCAGGGTCGGAGGCATGGCTGCCGGACGCGGCGGACCTGCGGCACCTGGCCACCAGCGTGGAATTCCACGGCCAGGGTCTGTCGACTCCCCTGCTGGAAGAGGCCGAGCGCGTGGCCCGCGAGGACTGGCGCGTCTCAGCCATCTGCCTGCACGTGCGCCGGGGCGCGCAGGGCGTGGCGCGCATGTACCAGCGCCGCGGATTCATCCGCGAGCCGTCAGCCGATCTGGACACGCCCTCCGTGTTCCTCGAGGCCTTCATCCTGCGCTTCGCGCGATGA
- a CDS encoding hemerythrin domain-containing protein: MDAIELLTQQHREVEELFEKFEKAGEGKEELLRELFVRIADNLAAHAIIEEKLFYPNVYVGPTADQLQEAVEEHLSVKRVIADLLDMEPSDAQFKAKVKVLKDLVEHHVEEEEKELFKSVKKLLTKEELSVMGEQLEVMFSELIQTEPRMQVPREIDEAAPLT; encoded by the coding sequence ATGGACGCCATCGAACTGTTGACGCAGCAGCACCGGGAGGTCGAGGAACTGTTCGAGAAGTTCGAGAAGGCCGGTGAGGGCAAGGAGGAGTTGCTGAGGGAGCTGTTCGTGCGCATCGCGGACAACCTCGCGGCGCACGCCATCATCGAGGAGAAGCTCTTCTATCCCAACGTCTACGTGGGACCCACGGCGGACCAGCTCCAGGAGGCGGTGGAGGAGCATCTGTCGGTCAAGCGCGTCATCGCGGATCTGCTCGACATGGAGCCTTCCGACGCGCAGTTCAAGGCGAAGGTGAAGGTGCTCAAGGATCTGGTCGAGCATCACGTCGAGGAAGAGGAGAAGGAGCTCTTCAAGAGCGTGAAGAAGCTGCTGACCAAGGAGGAGCTGAGCGTCATGGGCGAGCAGCTCGAGGTCATGTTCTCCGAGCTCATCCAGACCGAGCCGCGCATGCAGGTCCCCCGCGAGATCGACGAGGCGGCTCCGCTGACCTGA
- a CDS encoding MarR family winged helix-turn-helix transcriptional regulator: protein MPYYNEKNYSIERSVGYLLNELAKLINDDLDARLKDALSVSFAQWRVLVAILQCDTEPEPASASILCSKIDYDSGAMTRLLDKLEALGFVTRERDVWDRRAYTLKLTKKGRLVATKGLVIARDNLNHSMADLTDQEAEMLLSLLVKVRQTNLSLKATRQPAQKAPKRA, encoded by the coding sequence ATGCCGTACTACAACGAGAAGAACTACAGCATCGAGCGGAGCGTCGGCTATCTGCTCAACGAACTGGCCAAGCTCATCAACGATGACCTGGACGCGCGTCTCAAGGATGCGCTCTCGGTGAGCTTCGCGCAGTGGCGTGTGCTCGTGGCGATTCTGCAGTGCGACACCGAGCCCGAGCCCGCGTCCGCGTCCATCCTCTGTTCCAAGATCGACTATGACTCCGGTGCGATGACGCGTCTGCTCGACAAGCTGGAGGCACTCGGATTCGTCACGAGGGAGCGCGACGTGTGGGACCGCAGGGCCTACACGCTCAAGCTGACGAAGAAAGGACGCCTCGTGGCGACGAAGGGCCTGGTGATCGCCCGCGACAACCTCAATCACTCGATGGCGGATCTGACGGACCAAGAAGCCGAGATGCTCCTCTCGCTTCTCGTCAAGGTGAGGCAGACGAACCTGTCATTGAAGGCGACGCGGCAACCCGCCCAGAAAGCGCCGAAGAGGGCATAG
- a CDS encoding glutathione S-transferase family protein: protein MTLKLYAHPFSSYCQKVLIALYENALPFELLRVDNPEVMAELSARWPLKRFPVLVDEGHTVVESSIIIEHLQLHHPGPVRLIPEDAREALHVRTMDRFFDNYVSTPQGRIVFNQIRPEADRDPYGVAEARAMLEAAYAWLDGVMANREWAAGTRFSLADCSAAPALFYADWTHAIDARFANVRAYRQRLLARPSYARAVDEARPYRSFFPLGAPDRD from the coding sequence ATGACCCTGAAGCTCTACGCGCACCCGTTCTCGTCGTACTGCCAGAAGGTGTTGATCGCGCTCTACGAGAACGCCCTGCCCTTCGAGCTGCTCAGGGTCGACAACCCCGAGGTGATGGCCGAGCTCTCGGCGCGCTGGCCGCTCAAGCGCTTCCCCGTGCTGGTGGACGAGGGCCACACGGTGGTGGAGTCGAGCATCATCATCGAGCACCTGCAGTTGCACCACCCGGGACCGGTCCGGTTGATTCCCGAGGACGCGCGCGAGGCCCTGCACGTGCGGACGATGGACCGCTTCTTCGACAACTACGTGTCGACGCCGCAGGGGAGGATCGTCTTCAACCAGATCCGGCCCGAGGCGGATCGCGACCCTTACGGGGTGGCGGAGGCGCGGGCGATGCTCGAGGCGGCGTATGCATGGCTCGACGGAGTGATGGCGAATCGCGAATGGGCGGCGGGCACGCGCTTCAGCCTCGCGGACTGCTCCGCCGCGCCCGCCCTGTTCTACGCGGACTGGACGCATGCGATCGACGCGCGGTTCGCCAACGTCCGGGCGTATCGCCAGCGGCTGCTGGCGCGGCCGTCATACGCGCGCGCCGTGGATGAAGCGCGGCCGTATCGTTCCTTCTTTCCGCTCGGCGCGCCGGATCGCGACTGA
- a CDS encoding winged helix-turn-helix transcriptional regulator, giving the protein MEGAPRSGCPINLTLEMLGDRWSLIVIRDVMFGNRRHYRELLNQSEEGIASNILADRLKRLLEAGLLSKRDDPTHRQKSIYSLTEPAIQLVPLLVQMGAWGVRHTPVSEELSIRARLLEQGGPALWEAFMAELRAMHLGAPVPQRSVLTELQAAFEAVLAQKARPARAPRKRSAP; this is encoded by the coding sequence ATGGAAGGCGCACCACGCTCGGGCTGTCCAATCAACCTGACACTGGAAATGCTCGGTGATCGCTGGAGCCTGATCGTCATTCGTGACGTCATGTTCGGCAATCGGCGCCACTATCGCGAGCTGCTGAACCAATCCGAGGAAGGCATCGCCTCCAACATCCTGGCGGACCGCCTCAAGCGCCTGCTCGAAGCCGGCCTGCTGTCCAAGCGTGACGATCCCACGCACCGGCAGAAATCGATCTACAGCCTCACCGAGCCCGCCATTCAGCTCGTCCCGCTGCTCGTGCAGATGGGCGCCTGGGGCGTCCGGCATACGCCCGTCTCCGAGGAGCTGTCGATCCGCGCTCGACTGCTGGAGCAGGGCGGCCCGGCCCTGTGGGAGGCCTTCATGGCGGAGCTCCGGGCGATGCATCTCGGCGCGCCCGTGCCCCAGCGCTCGGTCCTCACCGAACTCCAGGCCGCGTTCGAGGCGGTCCTCGCCCAGAAGGCGAGGCCCGCGCGTGCCCCGCGCAAGCGCTCCGCGCCTTGA
- the zigA gene encoding zinc metallochaperone GTPase ZigA — MRDGRLPVTVLSGFLGAGKTTLLNHVLNNREGRRVAVIVNDMSEVNIDARLVKGGASLSRVDEKLVEMSNGCICCTLREDLLVEVGRLAREGRFDHLLIESTGISEPMPVAETFTFADEQGRCLGDVARLDTLVTVVDAFNFLKDWEDTEELRARGLAAGEEDERTVVDLLVEQVEFADVLVLNKTDRVTPEQVGELESILRQLNPGARLVRASQGRVALSDVLETGLFDLEKAQRAPGWLRTLRGEAVPETEAYGIESFVFRAHRPFHPGRLWEFIHGSWTGLLRSKGFFWLATRMEVTGVWAQAGGACSFEPAGLWWDAVPREEWPEEPEVRAELEQHLREPWGDRRQELVFITRQVDQMLLRGALEECLLTDDELALGPSAWSQFEDPFPPWVMVGEGEDEPSTDEAA, encoded by the coding sequence ATGAGGGACGGACGCCTGCCCGTCACCGTGCTCTCGGGCTTCCTGGGCGCGGGGAAGACGACGCTGCTCAACCATGTCCTCAACAACCGGGAAGGCCGCCGGGTCGCCGTCATCGTCAATGACATGAGCGAGGTGAACATCGACGCCCGGCTGGTGAAGGGCGGGGCCTCGCTGTCGCGCGTGGACGAGAAGCTGGTGGAGATGAGCAACGGCTGCATCTGCTGCACGCTGCGCGAGGATCTGCTGGTGGAGGTGGGCCGGCTCGCGCGCGAGGGCCGCTTCGATCACCTGCTCATCGAGTCCACCGGCATCTCCGAGCCCATGCCGGTGGCGGAGACGTTCACCTTCGCGGACGAGCAGGGCCGCTGCCTGGGGGACGTGGCCCGGCTGGATACCCTGGTGACGGTGGTGGACGCCTTCAACTTCCTGAAGGACTGGGAAGACACCGAGGAGCTGCGGGCACGGGGGCTCGCCGCGGGCGAGGAGGACGAGCGCACGGTGGTGGACCTGCTGGTGGAGCAGGTGGAGTTCGCGGACGTGCTGGTGCTCAACAAGACGGACCGGGTGACGCCCGAGCAGGTGGGGGAGCTGGAGTCCATCCTCCGCCAGCTCAATCCGGGGGCGCGGCTCGTGCGTGCCAGCCAGGGCCGGGTCGCGCTATCCGACGTCCTGGAGACGGGGCTCTTCGACCTGGAGAAGGCCCAGCGCGCCCCCGGCTGGCTGCGGACGCTGCGCGGCGAGGCCGTGCCCGAGACCGAGGCATATGGAATCGAGAGCTTCGTCTTCCGCGCCCACCGTCCCTTCCACCCCGGGAGGCTGTGGGAGTTCATCCACGGGAGCTGGACGGGCCTGCTGCGCTCCAAGGGCTTCTTCTGGCTGGCCACGCGCATGGAGGTGACGGGCGTGTGGGCCCAGGCGGGTGGGGCCTGTTCCTTCGAGCCCGCGGGGCTGTGGTGGGACGCCGTGCCCCGGGAGGAGTGGCCCGAGGAGCCCGAGGTGCGCGCCGAACTCGAGCAGCACCTGCGGGAGCCCTGGGGCGACCGGCGCCAGGAGCTGGTCTTCATCACCCGCCAGGTGGACCAGATGCTGCTGCGCGGTGCTCTCGAGGAGTGCCTGCTCACCGACGACGAACTCGCCCTGGGCCCATCGGCCTGGAGCCAGTTCGAGGATCCCTTCCCGCCCTGGGTGATGGTGGGTGAGGGCGAGGATGAACCGTCCACCGACGAGGCGGCCTGA
- a CDS encoding Hpt domain-containing protein — MDDTPSVLDVEQISRLRELGQEDAGEMLRGMFQRYLESIPPQLTRMREALAAGNTAVLVSEAHGLAGSSAVYALPRLRHCCLALETHAREQRLDEAGALLDAVQRAFEEAAPLVMAELSAP, encoded by the coding sequence ATGGACGACACTCCCTCGGTGCTCGATGTGGAGCAGATCTCGCGCTTGCGCGAGCTGGGACAGGAAGACGCGGGTGAGATGTTACGGGGGATGTTCCAACGCTACCTCGAGAGCATTCCGCCTCAGCTCACGCGCATGCGCGAGGCGCTCGCCGCGGGCAACACGGCGGTGCTGGTGAGCGAGGCGCATGGGCTCGCGGGCAGCAGCGCCGTGTACGCCCTGCCCCGGCTGCGGCACTGCTGCCTGGCGTTGGAGACTCACGCCCGGGAGCAGCGGCTGGACGAGGCCGGCGCCCTGCTGGACGCGGTACAACGGGCCTTCGAGGAGGCCGCTCCGCTCGTGATGGCCGAGCTGTCCGCCCCCTGA
- a CDS encoding DNA topoisomerase IB, which produces MTHIERLQQVGIHRVGTPQRGFHYRTTAGKRVPAKEVERIEALKLPPAWTDVLISPSGTARLQAMGKDSAGRWQYRYHESFTRRQEARKFERIVDFARALPKLRRRVSQDLRKRGLGRDRVMACLLRILGTCFIRPGSQQYAEENRSYGLATLRARHVKLKGDTVIFDFPGKSGQHQHRELKDRQVARVVRECMKVPGRDLFKFVLDDGLVVDVRRRHINEYIREVMGERYSAKDFRTWAGTLICACALARAKERVARDAGARGVKKSMVAAVKEASEHLGNTPAVARASYIYPSVLAMFEKGHVVERYFESVEELAQHDKPGLHGAEKALLEMLGGCQRPAV; this is translated from the coding sequence ATGACGCACATCGAGCGATTGCAGCAGGTGGGAATCCACCGGGTGGGTACGCCCCAGCGGGGGTTCCACTACCGGACGACGGCCGGCAAGCGGGTGCCCGCGAAGGAAGTCGAGCGCATCGAGGCGCTGAAGTTGCCTCCGGCGTGGACGGACGTGCTCATCAGCCCCTCGGGGACGGCGCGGCTGCAGGCCATGGGCAAGGACAGCGCGGGCCGGTGGCAGTACCGCTACCACGAGTCCTTCACCCGGCGGCAGGAGGCGCGCAAGTTCGAGCGCATCGTGGACTTCGCCCGGGCGCTGCCGAAGCTGCGGCGGCGCGTGTCACAGGACCTGCGCAAGCGGGGACTGGGGCGGGATCGGGTGATGGCGTGCCTGTTGCGGATATTGGGCACGTGCTTCATCCGGCCCGGCAGCCAGCAGTACGCCGAGGAGAACCGCAGCTACGGGCTGGCCACGCTGCGCGCCCGGCACGTGAAGCTCAAGGGCGACACGGTCATCTTCGACTTCCCGGGCAAGAGCGGCCAGCACCAGCACCGCGAGCTGAAGGATCGCCAGGTGGCGCGGGTGGTGCGCGAGTGCATGAAGGTGCCGGGGAGGGATCTCTTCAAGTTCGTGCTGGACGACGGCCTGGTGGTGGACGTACGCCGACGCCACATCAACGAGTACATCCGCGAGGTGATGGGCGAGCGCTACAGCGCGAAGGACTTCCGCACCTGGGCGGGCACGCTCATCTGCGCCTGCGCGCTGGCGCGGGCCAAGGAACGGGTGGCCCGGGATGCGGGCGCACGGGGAGTGAAGAAGTCCATGGTGGCGGCGGTGAAGGAGGCCTCCGAGCACCTGGGCAATACCCCGGCGGTGGCCCGCGCCTCGTACATCTACCCCTCGGTGCTGGCGATGTTCGAGAAGGGGCACGTGGTGGAGCGCTACTTCGAGTCGGTGGAGGAACTGGCCCAGCACGACAAGCCCGGGCTGCACGGGGCGGAAAAAGCGCTCCTGGAGATGTTGGGGGGCTGCCAGCGGCCCGCCGTGTAG
- a CDS encoding flotillin family protein, with translation MELPIVASGIAGGLFFLFCSAFVVSRFYRQVDQGRALIINPFKGEPVVTFTGSIVWPIINRAEVMDISLKTVEIDRRGKEGLICKDNIRADIKVTFFVRVNKTREDVLKVAQSIGCARASDENTLEHLFEAKFSEALKTVGKSFDFEELYTHRDAIKDQVVQVIGRDLSGYMLEDCAIDFLEQTPVDMLDKHNILDAQGIRKITELTSVQNVHTNEFRQSERMAITKRNVEADEAIFALERQRTEAAAKQKREIESIQARETAEAERVKSEEYAKQQLARIKAEEEVQINDQNKMRQVEVAQKNRERVVGVEAERVEKDRALEAINREREVELSRIGKEKQLEGEKKAIADVVRARIAVEKTVAEEEERIKDLRVKAEATRKKDALLITAEAQAQEKLVKDIKAAEASNEVSKFTAKEKLTLAEAELQASDMTAKAKMRLSEGIQAEEAALGLAAARVKEADALAQEKQGLAAVRVQEAETAVIEKQGLVKASVIEKQGLAEANIAREKLIAEAAGEKEKGLARASIGEAEAHAIQKRGEAEAIAIREKLLAEAKSIEEKLLAEARGLAEKAESMKLLQGATREHEEFRLRLQKERDVELASIHVRRDIAEHQAKVLAETMGHAKINIVGGDGQFFERFIKAISVGQAVDGALDQSETLKQAFAGYLNGQKDLSADLKDILSKPGLTSDAQNLAMAALLHRMAPAPTTAAASNLKSLVESEPAARASAPERTQG, from the coding sequence ATGGAATTGCCAATCGTCGCCTCCGGAATCGCGGGAGGACTCTTCTTCCTCTTCTGCTCCGCGTTCGTCGTCTCCAGGTTCTACCGGCAGGTGGACCAGGGCCGCGCGCTCATCATCAACCCATTCAAGGGCGAGCCCGTCGTCACCTTCACCGGTTCCATCGTGTGGCCCATCATCAACCGGGCCGAGGTGATGGACATCTCCCTGAAGACGGTGGAGATCGACCGCCGGGGCAAGGAGGGCCTCATCTGCAAGGACAACATCCGCGCGGACATCAAGGTCACCTTCTTCGTCCGGGTGAACAAGACGCGCGAGGACGTGCTCAAGGTGGCCCAGTCCATCGGCTGCGCGCGCGCCAGTGACGAGAACACGCTCGAGCACCTCTTCGAGGCCAAGTTCTCCGAGGCCCTCAAGACGGTGGGCAAGAGCTTCGACTTCGAGGAGCTCTACACGCACCGTGACGCCATCAAGGATCAGGTCGTCCAGGTCATCGGCCGCGACTTGAGCGGCTACATGCTCGAGGACTGCGCCATCGACTTCCTCGAGCAGACGCCCGTGGACATGCTCGACAAGCACAACATCCTCGACGCCCAGGGCATCCGGAAGATCACCGAGCTCACCAGCGTGCAGAACGTGCACACCAACGAGTTCCGCCAGAGCGAGCGCATGGCCATCACCAAGCGCAACGTGGAGGCCGACGAGGCCATCTTCGCCCTGGAGCGCCAGCGCACCGAGGCCGCCGCCAAGCAGAAGCGCGAGATCGAGTCCATCCAGGCGCGCGAGACGGCCGAGGCCGAGCGCGTGAAGAGCGAGGAGTACGCCAAGCAGCAGCTCGCGCGCATCAAGGCCGAGGAAGAAGTCCAGATCAACGATCAGAACAAGATGCGCCAGGTCGAGGTGGCCCAGAAGAACCGCGAGCGCGTGGTGGGCGTGGAGGCCGAGCGCGTGGAGAAGGACCGCGCCCTGGAGGCCATCAACCGCGAGCGCGAGGTGGAGCTGTCGCGCATCGGCAAGGAGAAGCAGCTCGAGGGCGAGAAGAAGGCCATCGCCGACGTGGTGCGCGCGCGCATCGCCGTGGAGAAGACGGTCGCCGAGGAGGAGGAGCGCATCAAGGACCTGCGCGTGAAGGCCGAGGCCACGCGCAAGAAGGACGCGCTGCTCATCACCGCCGAGGCCCAGGCCCAGGAGAAGCTCGTCAAGGACATCAAGGCCGCCGAGGCCAGCAACGAGGTGTCCAAGTTCACCGCCAAGGAGAAGCTCACCCTGGCCGAGGCCGAGCTGCAGGCCTCCGACATGACGGCCAAGGCGAAGATGCGCCTGTCCGAGGGCATCCAGGCCGAGGAGGCCGCGCTGGGGCTCGCCGCCGCCCGGGTGAAGGAAGCCGACGCGCTCGCCCAGGAGAAGCAGGGCCTGGCCGCGGTGCGCGTGCAGGAGGCCGAGACCGCCGTCATCGAGAAGCAGGGTCTGGTGAAGGCGTCCGTCATCGAGAAGCAGGGCCTGGCCGAGGCGAACATCGCCCGCGAGAAGCTCATCGCCGAGGCGGCGGGTGAGAAGGAGAAGGGACTGGCGCGCGCGAGCATCGGCGAGGCCGAGGCCCATGCCATCCAGAAGCGCGGCGAGGCCGAGGCCATCGCCATCCGCGAGAAGCTGCTCGCCGAGGCGAAGTCCATCGAGGAGAAGCTGCTCGCCGAGGCGCGCGGTCTCGCCGAGAAGGCCGAGTCCATGAAGCTGCTCCAGGGCGCCACGCGCGAGCACGAGGAGTTCCGCCTGCGCCTGCAGAAGGAGCGCGACGTGGAGCTCGCCTCCATCCACGTGCGCAGGGACATCGCCGAGCACCAGGCCAAGGTGCTCGCCGAGACGATGGGCCACGCGAAGATCAACATCGTCGGTGGTGACGGTCAGTTCTTCGAGCGCTTCATCAAGGCCATCTCCGTGGGCCAGGCCGTGGACGGCGCGCTCGATCAGAGCGAGACGCTCAAGCAGGCCTTCGCCGGCTACCTCAACGGCCAGAAGGACCTGTCCGCCGACTTGAAGGACATCCTCTCCAAGCCGGGCCTCACCAGCGACGCGCAGAACCTGGCCATGGCCGCGCTGCTGCACCGCATGGCGCCCGCGCCCACCACCGCCGCCGCCTCCAACCTCAAGTCGCTCGTCGAGTCCGAGCCCGCCGCCCGGGCCTCCGCTCCCGAGCGGACCCAGGGCTGA